The following proteins are encoded in a genomic region of Streptococcus cristatus AS 1.3089:
- the rpsA gene encoding 30S ribosomal protein S1, whose product MNEFEDLLNSVSQVEPGDVVTAEVLTVDANQANVAIAGTGVEGVLTLRELTNDRDADINDFVKPGDTLELLVLRQVVGKDTDTVTYLVSKKRLEARKAWDKLVGREEEVVTVKGTRAVKGGLSVEFEGLRGFIPASMLDTRFVRNTERFVGQEFDAKIKEVDPKENRFILSRREVVEAEAAAARAEVFGKLNVGDVVTGKVARITSFGAFIDLGGVDGLVHLTELSHERNVSPKSVVSVGDEIEVKVLDLNEEEGRVSLSLKATTPGPWDGVEQKLAAGDVVEGTVKRLTDFGAFVEVLPGIDGLVHISQISHKRVENPKDALKVGQEVTVKVLEVNAAAERVSLSIKALEERPAQEEGQKEEKRQSRPRRPRRQEKRDFELPETQTGFSMADLFGDIEL is encoded by the coding sequence ATGAATGAATTTGAAGATTTGCTAAACAGTGTTAGCCAAGTCGAACCAGGTGATGTCGTTACTGCTGAAGTATTGACAGTGGATGCTAACCAAGCTAATGTTGCCATTGCTGGTACTGGTGTTGAAGGGGTTTTGACTCTGCGTGAGTTGACAAATGATCGTGATGCTGACATCAATGACTTTGTAAAACCAGGTGACACACTTGAATTGCTTGTTCTTCGTCAAGTAGTAGGTAAAGATACAGACACAGTTACTTACCTAGTATCTAAAAAACGTTTAGAAGCTCGCAAAGCATGGGACAAATTGGTTGGTCGTGAAGAAGAAGTCGTTACTGTTAAGGGCACTCGTGCTGTTAAAGGTGGACTTTCTGTTGAGTTTGAAGGACTTCGTGGATTTATTCCAGCTTCAATGCTCGATACTCGTTTCGTTCGCAACACTGAACGTTTTGTAGGTCAAGAATTTGACGCTAAGATTAAAGAAGTAGATCCAAAAGAAAACCGCTTCATCCTTTCACGTCGTGAAGTTGTAGAAGCAGAAGCTGCTGCAGCACGTGCAGAAGTATTTGGTAAATTGAATGTTGGTGATGTTGTAACTGGTAAAGTTGCTCGTATCACAAGCTTCGGTGCTTTCATTGACCTTGGTGGTGTTGATGGTTTGGTTCACTTGACTGAACTTTCTCACGAACGTAACGTTTCACCAAAATCTGTTGTTTCAGTTGGTGACGAAATCGAAGTGAAAGTTCTTGATTTGAACGAAGAAGAAGGCCGCGTGTCTCTTTCACTTAAAGCTACAACCCCTGGACCATGGGATGGTGTTGAACAAAAACTTGCTGCTGGCGATGTAGTTGAAGGCACAGTAAAACGTTTGACTGACTTCGGTGCTTTCGTTGAAGTATTGCCAGGTATCGACGGGCTTGTTCACATCTCACAAATTTCACACAAACGTGTTGAAAATCCAAAAGATGCTCTTAAAGTTGGTCAAGAAGTAACTGTTAAAGTTCTTGAAGTGAATGCTGCTGCTGAGCGTGTATCACTTTCTATCAAGGCTCTTGAAGAGCGTCCAGCCCAAGAAGAAGGCCAAAAAGAAGAAAAACGTCAATCTCGTCCACGTCGTCCACGTCGTCAAGAAAAACGTGACTTCGAGCTTCCAGAAACTCAAACTGGTTTCTCAATGGCTGATCTTTTCGGTGATATCGAATTGTAA
- a CDS encoding matrixin family metalloprotease gives MRKELAVKFIFNSIRFIVRLLWRLIWGLIWSVALSFLVLVGVFYFTTSTETGAEGLSQALRTTVTQVDQFLTHQGLSTGLQTSEGIQPHQLTDEHKGTGARWEKAGATVYIDTTNATLRSAYQEAISSWNQTGAFTFQIINDKEEADIVAMEMNDGNVSAAGEAESKNNLLTNRFTHVTVRLNSYYLLDRRYGYSHERIVNTAAHELGHAIGLDHNEEESVMQSAGSFYSIQPADIQAVKDLYQS, from the coding sequence ATGAGAAAGGAGCTTGCCGTGAAGTTTATTTTCAATTCTATTAGATTTATAGTTCGCTTGCTTTGGCGGCTCATCTGGGGGCTTATTTGGTCTGTGGCACTCAGTTTTCTTGTTCTTGTAGGTGTTTTTTATTTTACTACTTCGACAGAGACGGGGGCAGAGGGATTATCGCAGGCTCTTCGAACTACTGTTACTCAAGTGGATCAATTTTTAACGCATCAAGGACTTTCCACTGGTCTTCAGACTAGTGAGGGAATTCAGCCCCATCAGCTGACAGATGAGCATAAAGGGACGGGAGCTCGCTGGGAGAAGGCTGGTGCTACGGTATATATCGATACCACGAATGCAACTTTACGTTCAGCCTATCAGGAGGCCATTAGTTCTTGGAACCAGACAGGAGCTTTCACCTTTCAAATCATCAATGACAAAGAAGAAGCGGATATCGTTGCGATGGAAATGAATGATGGCAATGTCAGTGCAGCTGGCGAGGCAGAGTCCAAGAACAACCTGCTGACCAATCGTTTCACCCATGTGACTGTTCGCCTCAATAGTTACTACTTGTTGGACAGACGCTATGGTTATTCTCATGAGCGGATTGTCAATACAGCAGCGCACGAATTGGGCCATGCTATCGGATTAGACCATAATGAGGAGGAATCAGTGATGCAGTCGGCAGGCTCATTTTATAGTATTCAGCCAGCAGATATCCAGGCTGTAAAAGACTTGTATCAATCATAA
- the parC gene encoding DNA topoisomerase IV subunit A — translation MSNIQNMSLEDIMGERFGRYSKYIIQERALPDIRDGLKPVQRRILYSMNKDGNTFDKGYRKSAKSVGNIMGNFHPHGDSSIYDAMVRMSQDWKNREILVEMHGNNGSMDGDPPAAMRYTEARLSEMAGYLLQDIEKNTVPFAWNFDDTEKEPTVLPAAFPNLLVNGATGISAGYATDIPPHNLAEVIDAVIYMIDHPSAKVDKLMEFLPGPDFPTGAIVQGRDEIKKAYETGKGRVVVRSRTEIEKLKGGKEQIVITEIPYEINKAVLVKKIDDVRVNNKVAGIAEVRDESDRDGLRIAIELKKDANTELILNYLFKYTDLQVNYNFNMVAIDNFTPRLVGIVPILTSYIAHRKEIILARSRFDKAKAEKRLHIVEGLIRVLSILDEVIALIRASENKADAKENLKVSYDFTEEQAEAIVTLQLYRLTNTDVVVLEEEEAELREKIAMLAAIIGDERTMYNLMKRELRDVKKKFGNPRLSELQDTANAIEIDTASLIVEEETYVSVTRSGYIKRTSPRSFSASTLEEMGKRDDDRLIFLSPAKTTQHLLIFTSLGNVIYRPVHELSDIRWKEIGEHLSQTISNFDTKEEVIYTELLDNFEEGTYFAATKLGQIKRVERKEFSPWRTYKSKSLKFAKLKNEDDQVIALAPIKLDDVMLVTKNGYALRFNIEEVPVIGAKAAGVKAINLKKDDVLAAAFIANTDSLYILTQRGSLKRMAVADIPVTSRANRGLQVLRELKTKPHRVFAAGPVYGEAADFDLFTTEAEVSEKQILQVLSNKGTTYEINLADLSLSERTSNGSFISDTISDEEVFSAYIK, via the coding sequence ATGAGTAATATTCAAAACATGTCCCTTGAGGACATCATGGGAGAGCGCTTTGGTCGCTACTCCAAATACATCATTCAGGAGCGGGCTCTGCCGGACATTCGCGATGGCTTGAAGCCCGTGCAGCGCCGTATTCTTTATTCCATGAATAAGGACGGCAACACCTTTGACAAGGGCTACCGCAAGTCTGCCAAGTCAGTCGGGAACATCATGGGGAATTTCCACCCTCACGGTGACAGCTCCATCTACGATGCCATGGTCCGCATGTCTCAGGACTGGAAAAACCGTGAGATTCTCGTCGAGATGCATGGGAACAACGGCTCTATGGATGGTGATCCACCAGCGGCTATGCGTTATACCGAGGCGCGGCTGTCTGAGATGGCTGGCTATCTTTTGCAGGATATTGAGAAAAATACCGTTCCTTTTGCTTGGAACTTCGACGATACCGAGAAGGAGCCGACTGTTCTGCCAGCTGCCTTTCCGAACCTCTTGGTTAATGGAGCAACTGGGATTTCCGCTGGTTATGCGACTGATATTCCACCTCATAACCTAGCCGAAGTCATTGACGCGGTTATTTATATGATTGACCATCCGTCTGCCAAGGTGGACAAACTCATGGAGTTTCTGCCTGGTCCAGACTTCCCAACAGGAGCTATTGTCCAAGGCCGAGATGAGATCAAGAAAGCCTACGAGACTGGCAAAGGTCGCGTCGTGGTGCGCTCCAGAACTGAGATTGAAAAGCTGAAGGGCGGAAAAGAGCAAATCGTCATCACCGAGATTCCTTACGAGATTAATAAAGCGGTCTTGGTCAAGAAGATTGACGATGTACGGGTCAATAACAAGGTGGCTGGCATTGCTGAAGTGCGGGACGAATCAGACCGGGACGGTCTTCGCATTGCCATCGAGCTCAAGAAAGACGCTAATACTGAGCTGATTCTCAACTATCTCTTTAAGTACACCGACTTACAAGTTAATTACAACTTCAACATGGTGGCGATTGACAATTTCACGCCGCGTTTGGTAGGGATTGTGCCAATCTTAACCAGCTACATTGCCCACCGCAAGGAGATCATTTTGGCTCGCAGCCGTTTTGACAAGGCTAAGGCTGAGAAACGGCTCCATATCGTGGAAGGATTAATTCGGGTGCTTTCCATCTTGGACGAGGTGATTGCCCTGATTCGTGCTTCAGAAAACAAAGCTGACGCCAAGGAAAATCTGAAAGTCAGCTATGATTTCACCGAGGAGCAGGCTGAGGCGATCGTCACTCTCCAACTCTACCGTTTGACAAATACAGACGTAGTTGTGCTGGAAGAGGAAGAAGCAGAGCTACGCGAGAAAATTGCCATGCTGGCAGCCATTATCGGTGATGAGCGAACTATGTATAATCTTATGAAGCGTGAGCTCCGCGATGTCAAGAAGAAGTTTGGCAATCCGCGTCTCAGTGAGTTGCAGGATACGGCAAACGCCATTGAGATTGATACAGCTAGTCTGATTGTCGAGGAAGAGACCTATGTCAGCGTGACACGTTCTGGTTATATCAAGCGGACAAGTCCGCGTTCCTTCTCTGCTTCGACCTTAGAGGAGATGGGCAAGCGTGATGATGACCGCCTGATTTTCCTCAGTCCAGCTAAGACGACTCAGCATCTATTGATTTTCACCAGCCTAGGAAATGTCATTTACCGGCCTGTTCATGAGCTGTCAGACATCCGCTGGAAAGAAATTGGAGAACACCTCAGCCAGACCATCAGCAACTTTGATACCAAAGAAGAGGTTATCTATACAGAATTGCTGGACAACTTTGAGGAGGGCACTTACTTTGCAGCGACCAAGCTCGGTCAAATCAAGCGTGTAGAGCGCAAGGAATTCAGTCCTTGGCGGACCTATAAGTCCAAGTCACTTAAATTTGCCAAGCTGAAAAATGAAGACGACCAGGTCATTGCTCTGGCGCCGATTAAGCTGGATGATGTTATGCTCGTGACTAAGAATGGCTATGCACTGCGCTTCAATATTGAGGAAGTACCAGTCATCGGAGCTAAGGCAGCTGGGGTTAAAGCTATCAACCTCAAGAAAGATGATGTCCTAGCGGCAGCCTTTATCGCCAATACAGACTCGCTTTACATCCTGACTCAGCGCGGTTCGCTCAAACGTATGGCAGTAGCAGATATTCCTGTTACCAGTCGGGCAAATCGCGGTCTTCAGGTTCTGAGAGAGCTTAAGACCAAGCCGCATCGTGTCTTCGCAGCTGGTCCAGTTTATGGAGAAGCAGCAGACTTTGACCTCTTCACAACAGAAGCTGAAGTTAGCGAAAAGCAGATTTTGCAGGTGCTTTCTAATAAAGGAACGACCTATGAAATCAATCTAGCTGACCTCAGCCTGTCTGAGAGAACTAGCAATGGCAGCTTCATTTCTGATACCATTTCAGACGAAGAAGTCTTCTCGGCTTATATCAAGTAA
- a CDS encoding ABC-F family ATP-binding cassette domain-containing protein — protein MIILQANKIERSFAGELLFDNINLQVDESDRIALVGKNGAGKSTLLKILVGEEEPTSGQINKKRYLSLSYLAQDSRFESENTIYDEMLLVFDSLRQQEKRLRQMELQMGELSGEDLTALMTQYDQLSEDFRQKGGFTYEADIRAILNGFKFDQSMWQMKISELSGGQNTRLALAKMLLEKPELLVLDEPTNHLDIETIAWLETYLVNYSGALIIVSHDRYFLDKVATITLDLTKHSLDRYVGNYSSFVVQKEQKLATEAKNYEKQQKEIAALEDFVNRNLVRASTTKRAQSRRKQLEKMERLERPETGNRSANMTFKSDKVSGNVVLTLEDAAIGYGEEVLSEPINLDIRKFNAVAIVGPNGIGKTTLIKSLIGQVPFIRGKEQLGANVEVGYYDQTQSKLTPSNTVLDELWNDFKLTPEVDIRNRLGAFLFSGDDVKKSVGMLSGGERARLLLAKLSMENNNFLILDEPTNHLDIDSKEVLENALIDFDGTLLFVSHDRYFINRVATQIIELSETGSTLYLGDYDYYLEKKAEQEAMQEETEQASPDKPAPANDYQLQKENQKEQRRLARRLEQLEAQIEDLDSQISQLQEAMQATNDAAELMESQQQIEQLTTAQEEAMLEWEELAEKV, from the coding sequence ATGATTATTTTACAAGCAAACAAGATTGAACGCTCTTTTGCAGGGGAGCTACTTTTTGATAATATCAACCTGCAGGTGGATGAGAGTGACCGGATTGCACTGGTCGGTAAAAATGGAGCTGGCAAGTCAACCTTGCTCAAGATTTTGGTGGGCGAGGAAGAGCCGACGTCTGGTCAAATCAATAAGAAACGATACCTGTCCCTGTCCTATCTGGCTCAGGACAGCCGCTTCGAATCGGAGAATACTATCTACGACGAGATGCTGCTGGTCTTTGATAGCCTGCGCCAGCAAGAAAAACGCTTGCGGCAGATGGAGCTGCAAATGGGAGAATTGTCAGGGGAAGACCTGACTGCTCTCATGACCCAGTATGACCAGCTGTCAGAGGATTTTCGCCAAAAGGGTGGTTTTACCTACGAGGCCGATATTCGAGCTATTTTGAATGGTTTCAAGTTTGACCAGTCCATGTGGCAGATGAAGATTTCTGAGCTTTCAGGTGGGCAGAATACCCGCCTAGCCCTGGCCAAGATGCTGTTGGAGAAGCCAGAGCTGCTGGTCTTGGATGAGCCAACTAACCACTTGGATATCGAGACCATTGCCTGGCTAGAGACTTACTTAGTCAACTACAGCGGTGCTCTGATTATCGTTAGCCATGACCGCTATTTCCTAGACAAGGTAGCAACCATCACGCTGGATTTGACCAAGCATTCCTTGGATCGCTATGTGGGCAATTACTCTAGCTTTGTGGTCCAAAAGGAGCAGAAGCTGGCCACTGAAGCCAAGAACTATGAAAAGCAGCAGAAGGAAATCGCTGCGCTGGAGGACTTTGTTAATCGCAATCTAGTTCGGGCTTCCACTACCAAGCGGGCTCAGTCTCGTCGTAAGCAGCTGGAAAAGATGGAGCGTTTGGAGAGGCCGGAGACCGGCAATCGCTCGGCCAATATGACCTTCAAATCCGATAAGGTTTCGGGAAATGTTGTTCTGACCTTGGAAGATGCGGCTATTGGCTACGGAGAGGAAGTCCTGTCGGAGCCGATTAACCTTGATATTCGCAAGTTTAATGCGGTAGCTATTGTCGGGCCAAATGGGATTGGAAAGACGACCTTGATTAAGTCACTAATCGGTCAAGTGCCCTTTATTCGAGGCAAGGAGCAGCTGGGAGCTAATGTGGAAGTGGGTTACTATGACCAAACCCAGAGCAAACTGACTCCCAGCAATACAGTTCTTGATGAGCTATGGAATGACTTCAAGCTAACGCCAGAGGTCGACATTCGCAATCGCTTAGGCGCTTTCCTCTTCTCGGGGGACGATGTCAAGAAATCGGTCGGCATGTTATCAGGTGGAGAGCGGGCGCGTCTGCTTCTAGCCAAGCTGTCTATGGAAAACAACAACTTCCTCATCCTGGACGAGCCGACCAACCATCTGGACATTGACAGCAAGGAAGTACTGGAAAATGCCCTGATTGACTTTGACGGCACCCTGCTCTTTGTCAGCCATGACCGTTACTTTATCAATCGCGTGGCTACTCAGATTATTGAGCTCTCTGAGACAGGCTCTACCCTTTATCTGGGTGATTATGACTACTATCTGGAGAAAAAGGCAGAGCAGGAAGCCATGCAGGAGGAGACAGAGCAGGCCAGTCCTGACAAGCCAGCACCTGCCAATGACTATCAGCTTCAAAAGGAAAACCAGAAAGAACAGCGCCGGCTTGCCCGCCGCCTAGAACAACTGGAAGCGCAAATCGAGGATTTGGACAGCCAGATCAGTCAGCTTCAGGAAGCCATGCAGGCCACTAATGACGCCGCCGAACTCATGGAGAGCCAGCAGCAAATCGAACAGCTGACCACCGCCCAAGAAGAAGCCATGCTAGAATGGGAAGAACTAGCGGAGAAGGTGTAG
- a CDS encoding DUF2971 domain-containing protein has protein sequence MHHIIKFIKSEKAPNTFVFYTEGWDDYRYKITYIVCFYNQDLEETLLGYYRIYNPEVEEKSVPKRISILIDQDLDNDSFYSYDNDYNIVSIKDTYYSLAWSSNFYQELYKLGAEYYEKFLKIFRDLTVIDLPDDIKENVGVKKALLRNNDITNSEEIIELNQQLKKIDERLNIGNWVSVIVEELKDDQLDDEKIESFSKIIEVYDFDYDLYFDSLSELVRVCIEKYHMPNFDKIYKLIKLLLDKTDFEQLKSELEVSKNDDLRKIKTSVMKIKDTLKYPKTSNDDSSVHSPNDDSSVHSPNDDSFVHYTSLKTLKFLLYKSDENKSYPKLRLSNARQMNDPNEGYTLFNLIGIEKKDLPITDYDSSPFFFASMTKIGKDQKLDDSLPMWKQYGDDAKGINLTYHSDYIKSLIDEGIEIYEVCYKIEENSLEEEIKTIKSALDNIRTYEDSDRKKFFSMALKLIDVIRYLFKEADYSYEKEYRIIKSYEGKNKEIITSDSSNSVIPGLYVYIDKQLKYSKIKLGPKCDDIDFVAPYIKHIDGEIEVTRSEISYR, from the coding sequence ATGCATCATATTATAAAATTTATAAAAAGTGAGAAAGCTCCGAATACGTTTGTGTTCTACACAGAAGGATGGGATGATTATCGTTATAAAATAACTTATATAGTATGTTTCTATAATCAAGATTTAGAGGAGACTCTTTTAGGATATTATAGAATTTACAATCCAGAGGTCGAGGAGAAGTCTGTACCAAAGCGGATTTCCATTCTGATAGACCAAGATTTAGATAATGACAGTTTTTATAGTTACGATAATGATTATAATATTGTAAGTATAAAAGATACATATTATTCATTGGCTTGGAGTAGTAATTTTTATCAAGAATTATATAAACTCGGAGCAGAATACTATGAAAAATTTTTGAAGATATTTCGAGATTTAACAGTTATAGACTTACCTGATGATATAAAAGAAAACGTGGGTGTAAAAAAAGCTCTGTTAAGAAATAATGACATAACAAATAGTGAAGAGATTATAGAGCTAAATCAACAACTTAAGAAGATTGATGAAAGATTAAATATTGGGAATTGGGTATCTGTTATTGTAGAAGAATTAAAAGATGATCAACTAGATGATGAGAAAATAGAATCTTTTTCTAAAATTATTGAAGTTTATGATTTTGATTATGATTTATATTTTGATTCATTGAGTGAGTTAGTTAGAGTTTGTATAGAAAAATATCATATGCCGAACTTTGATAAAATCTACAAATTAATAAAGTTATTACTTGATAAGACTGATTTTGAACAATTAAAGTCAGAATTGGAAGTTAGTAAAAATGATGATTTAAGAAAAATAAAAACTAGTGTTATGAAAATTAAGGATACATTAAAATACCCTAAAACTTCAAACGATGACAGTTCTGTTCACTCTCCAAACGATGACAGTTCTGTTCACTCTCCAAACGATGACAGTTTTGTTCACTATACTTCCCTAAAAACCTTAAAATTTTTACTTTATAAATCTGATGAGAATAAAAGCTATCCTAAATTACGGCTAAGCAATGCTAGACAGATGAATGATCCGAATGAAGGATACACATTGTTTAATCTCATAGGAATTGAAAAAAAGGATCTACCTATAACTGATTATGATAGCTCGCCGTTCTTCTTTGCTTCTATGACAAAAATTGGGAAAGATCAAAAGCTAGATGATAGTCTTCCAATGTGGAAACAATACGGTGATGATGCGAAGGGAATTAATTTAACTTATCATTCAGATTATATAAAAAGTTTAATAGATGAGGGAATAGAAATTTATGAAGTTTGTTATAAAATTGAGGAAAATTCACTAGAAGAGGAAATCAAGACAATAAAATCAGCATTAGACAACATTAGAACGTATGAGGACAGCGACAGAAAAAAATTCTTCTCTATGGCCTTGAAATTAATAGATGTCATTCGTTATTTATTTAAAGAGGCGGATTATAGCTATGAAAAAGAGTATAGGATTATTAAATCTTATGAAGGTAAGAATAAAGAAATTATTACTAGCGATAGTTCCAATAGTGTGATTCCTGGTCTATATGTCTATATTGATAAACAACTAAAATACTCCAAAATTAAACTAGGTCCTAAATGCGATGATATTGATTTTGTTGCTCCATATATCAAACACATTGATGGGGAAATTGAGGTAACTCGATCCGAGATTTCATATCGTTAA
- a CDS encoding branched-chain amino acid aminotransferase: MTVNLDWENLGFSYMKLPYRYIAYYRNGQWEEGKLTEDATLHISESSPSLHYGQQAFEGLKAYRTKDGSVQLFRPDENAKRLQRTCDRLLMPQVSTEMFVEACKAVVRANQEYVPPYGTGGTLYLRPLLIGIGDIIGVKPAEEYIFTIFAMPVGNYFKGGLVPTNFLIQDEYDRAAPHGTGAAKVGGNYAASLLPGKMAKSRNFSDVIYLDPSTHTKIEEVGSANFFGITKDNEFVTPLSPSILPSITKYSLLYLAEHRLGLTPIEGDVPIDNLDRFVEAGACGTAAVISPIGGIQHGDDFHVFYSETEVGPVTRKLYDELTGIQFGDVEAPEGWIVKVDE, encoded by the coding sequence ATGACAGTAAATCTTGATTGGGAAAATCTTGGCTTTTCATATATGAAATTGCCCTATCGCTATATCGCTTATTATCGGAATGGTCAGTGGGAGGAAGGCAAGCTGACAGAAGATGCGACCCTGCATATTTCTGAGTCTTCACCAAGTCTTCACTATGGCCAGCAGGCTTTTGAGGGACTGAAGGCTTATCGGACTAAGGACGGCAGTGTCCAGCTTTTCCGTCCAGACGAAAATGCTAAGCGTCTGCAACGCACTTGCGATCGTCTCTTGATGCCACAAGTTTCAACTGAAATGTTTGTGGAAGCGTGTAAGGCTGTTGTCCGCGCCAATCAAGAATATGTACCGCCATATGGAACAGGGGGAACTCTCTACCTTCGTCCCCTTTTGATTGGTATCGGAGATATCATCGGGGTAAAACCAGCAGAGGAGTACATTTTTACGATTTTTGCTATGCCAGTCGGAAACTACTTCAAGGGTGGTTTGGTTCCAACCAACTTTTTGATCCAAGACGAATATGACCGAGCAGCTCCCCACGGTACAGGTGCAGCTAAGGTGGGTGGTAACTATGCAGCTAGCCTTTTACCAGGTAAGATGGCGAAGTCTCGTAACTTTTCAGATGTGATCTACCTAGATCCGTCAACTCATACCAAGATTGAAGAAGTTGGATCAGCCAATTTCTTTGGAATCACCAAGGACAATGAATTTGTGACACCGCTGAGTCCATCTATTCTGCCATCCATTACCAAATATTCTTTACTTTACTTGGCAGAGCACCGCTTGGGCTTGACGCCAATTGAAGGTGATGTTCCGATTGATAACTTAGATCGCTTTGTCGAAGCAGGAGCCTGTGGCACCGCGGCTGTTATCTCACCAATTGGAGGAATCCAGCATGGCGATGATTTCCATGTGTTCTATAGCGAGACAGAAGTCGGGCCAGTGACCCGCAAACTCTACGATGAGCTGACTGGTATCCAATTTGGTGATGTGGAAGCTCCAGAAGGTTGGATTGTAAAAGTAGACGAATAA
- a CDS encoding DUF2969 domain-containing protein has protein sequence MSKKDKKIEIQIADSKVKLGADQFDGYTLSIGKKVIGEIAEFDGQFAIVKNGNVESLYKKLEKAVETLIETYNLGK, from the coding sequence ATGAGTAAAAAAGATAAAAAAATTGAGATTCAGATTGCAGATAGTAAGGTGAAGCTTGGCGCTGATCAATTTGATGGCTACACCCTTTCTATAGGGAAAAAGGTCATTGGCGAGATTGCCGAATTTGACGGCCAATTTGCTATTGTCAAAAATGGCAATGTTGAAAGTTTATATAAAAAGCTTGAAAAAGCGGTGGAAACTTTGATTGAAACCTACAATTTAGGAAAATAA
- a CDS encoding aminoglycoside 6-adenylyltransferase: MRTETEMFDVILQTAKVLQVDAVAMSGSRTNPNAPKDEFQDYDVVYIVEDLDGLLADLAWLEEFGKRIIEQHNILDHRRLYLMLFEDGNRIDLTLCPKEHIKEWVDSEADFTVLDDPQGLFAPYAPTTKRYWTAPASATDFDKSCNEFWWVSAYVVKGIHRNHLVYATDHLYGICQQELLKLLAWQVAADKGTVDVGKNYKYLFQYFPSEKEKEFTALLDFSDQKKITKSLFATMDFFHKEAQAFSLKTGFHYDKETAEKMMEYAEERLK, translated from the coding sequence CGCTGTCGCTATGTCCGGTTCGCGGACAAATCCAAATGCTCCCAAGGACGAGTTCCAAGACTATGATGTAGTCTACATTGTGGAGGATTTGGATGGCCTGTTGGCTGACCTTGCTTGGTTGGAAGAATTTGGCAAGCGCATCATCGAGCAGCATAATATACTTGACCATCGCCGCCTCTATCTCATGCTCTTTGAAGATGGCAATCGGATCGATTTGACCCTCTGCCCCAAGGAGCACATCAAAGAGTGGGTGGATAGCGAAGCGGATTTCACGGTGCTGGATGACCCGCAGGGGCTGTTTGCCCCTTATGCACCGACGACTAAGCGCTATTGGACGGCACCAGCCAGTGCGACTGACTTTGACAAATCTTGCAATGAATTTTGGTGGGTGTCAGCTTATGTAGTCAAGGGCATTCATAGAAATCACCTGGTCTATGCGACGGATCATCTGTATGGTATCTGCCAGCAGGAATTGCTTAAGCTGTTAGCTTGGCAAGTAGCAGCAGATAAGGGGACGGTCGATGTTGGTAAGAACTACAAATACCTCTTTCAGTATTTTCCTTCTGAGAAAGAAAAGGAATTTACAGCCTTGCTTGACTTTTCTGACCAGAAAAAAATTACTAAGTCTCTCTTTGCTACCATGGACTTTTTCCACAAAGAAGCCCAAGCCTTCTCTCTCAAAACCGGCTTCCACTATGACAAAGAAACTGCAGAGAAGATGATGGAGTATGCTGAGGAGAGGTTGAAATAG